From the Burkholderia ubonensis subsp. mesacidophila genome, the window CACGAGCGGCAGGTCCGCATACGCGGGCTGCGCGCGCATGTGCGCGAGCACCGCGAGCAGGTCGTCGGCTTCGCCGAAGCCGTTGTCGTGCACGCCCTCGGTCGCGCCGACGCCGCGGAAGTTCGACCGGTAGACGACGTAGTTGAGCTGCACGAGCGTGCGCGCCAGGGTTTGCGCGACCTTGTTGTCCATCGTGCCGCCGAACAGCGGGTGCGGATGCGCGACGAGCGCGATGCCGCGCGGCGCGGCGCTGCCTTCGCGCACCGCGTCGGGCAGGTCGACGGCGATCTCGATCTGGCCGACGGGGCCGGCGATCAGCGATTTCTGCGTATGTACGTTCATGCTGTCGATCGCCCCGCTCAGATCTTCAGGCGGTCGACGGGCTTGCCGTCGCGCAGGTGCGATTCGACGATCTCGTCGATGTCGGCCTTGTCGACATACGTGTACCAGGTGC encodes:
- a CDS encoding alpha/beta hydrolase, which codes for MNVHTQKSLIAGPVGQIEIAVDLPDAVREGSAAPRGIALVAHPHPLFGGTMDNKVAQTLARTLVQLNYVVYRSNFRGVGATEGVHDNGFGEADDLLAVLAHMRAQPAYADLPLVLAGFSFGTFVLSHVAKRLRDAGDAIERIVFVGTAASRWQVADVPENTLVIHGETDDTVPIAAVYDWARPQELPVVVIPGAEHFFHRKLHVLKRVVVDAWR